In the genome of Nocardioides sp. NBC_00368, the window CGAAGTACCGCAGGTGGCGTAGCTCCATGAAGCGCTCCTCACGAGGTGGTGACGACCGCCACACTAGGCCCGCGATAGATAAACAACAAGGACGAAACAGACGCCTATTGATTGATCTGAATGATCAATGGATGCCTAGGTCGGAACTGGGCATTCGCCTGGTGTGACGGCCGCCACTCCTTGCGAAGGTGTGGTGACCGTCACCCGTTGGAGGCATCACATGACCGCACCGCTCACCGAGAGCCTGGGCCACATCGAGAACGTCCTGGCGGACGCCGTGGTCGAGGACCGCGAGGCCGGGATCTACCGCGCCAACCGCCGGATCTTCACCGACGAGGAGATCTTCGAGCTGGAGATGAAGCACATCTTCGAGGGCAACTGGATCTACCTCGCCCACGAGAGTCAGGTGCCGAACCCCGGCGACTACCTCACCACCTACATCGGTCGGCAGCCGGTCGTGATCACCCGCGACAAGGACGGCGAGCTGCACTGCATGATCAACGCCTGCGCCCACCGCGGCGCGATGCTGTGCCGGCGCAAGACCGACAACCGGATGACGCTGACCTGCCCGTTCCACGGCTGGACGTTCCGCAACGACGGCACCTTGCTCAAGGTCAAGGACCCCGACGACGCCGGCTACCCGGAGAGCTTCAACACCGAGGGCTCCCACAACCTCACCCACGTGGCGCGCTTCGACAGCTATCGGGGCTTCCTGTTCGGCTCGCTCAACGAGGACGTGCTCCCGCTGGACGAGCACCTCGGCGACACCGTCAAGGTCATCGACATGCTCGTCGACCAGTCGCCCGACGGGCTCGAGGTGCTGCGCGGTGCCTCGACCTACACCTACGACGGCAACTGGAAGGTGCAGGCGGAGAACGGCGCCGACGGCTACCACGTCACCGCGACGCACTGGAACTACGCCGCCACCACCTCGCGCCGCAACACCGGTGAGTCGAAGAACACCACCAAGACCGTCGACGCCGGCAGCTGGGGCAAGGCCGGGGGTGGCTACTGGTCCTACCCGAACGGCCACCTGTGCCTGTGGACCTGGGCGGCCAACCCGGCCGACCGGCCGCTGTGGGACCAGATGGACACGCTCAAGGAGAAGTTCGGCGACGCCAAGGGCGAGTTCATGGTCAAGGGTTCCCGCAACCTGCTGCTCTACCCGAACGTGTATCTGATGGACCAGTTCTCGACCCAGATCCGGCACTTCCGGCCGATCTCGGTCGACAAGACCGAGGTCACCATCTACTGCATCGCCCCGAAGG includes:
- the benA gene encoding benzoate 1,2-dioxygenase large subunit, whose amino-acid sequence is MTAPLTESLGHIENVLADAVVEDREAGIYRANRRIFTDEEIFELEMKHIFEGNWIYLAHESQVPNPGDYLTTYIGRQPVVITRDKDGELHCMINACAHRGAMLCRRKTDNRMTLTCPFHGWTFRNDGTLLKVKDPDDAGYPESFNTEGSHNLTHVARFDSYRGFLFGSLNEDVLPLDEHLGDTVKVIDMLVDQSPDGLEVLRGASTYTYDGNWKVQAENGADGYHVTATHWNYAATTSRRNTGESKNTTKTVDAGSWGKAGGGYWSYPNGHLCLWTWAANPADRPLWDQMDTLKEKFGDAKGEFMVKGSRNLLLYPNVYLMDQFSTQIRHFRPISVDKTEVTIYCIAPKGESPESRAWRIRQYEDFFNASGMATPDDLEEFRSCYVTYQASAAPWNDMSRGAEHWLTGPDEVAEALEMPGVISAGAKNEDEGLYPVMHAQWAEQMRTAIANEKGE